Part of the Listeria innocua genome is shown below.
AAGTAAGTCCTCCATTACGTCATCTTCTCCGTTTTTTGCAGCATCCACGACACAGTGTGCTGTATGATGTTCTAATACTTGCAAGCCAACATTTTTAAGTGCTTTATTCGCTGCTGAAATTTGAACTAAGATGTCTGTACAATATCTATCATCCTCGACCATTTGAGCGATACCGCGAATTTGGCCTTCGATACGTCGCAAACGATTTTGAAGTAATTTCGTTTCTT
Proteins encoded:
- the csoR gene encoding copper-sensing transcriptional repressor CsoR — translated: MKHDQPIVPRKDEETKLLQNRLRRIEGQIRGIAQMVEDDRYCTDILVQISAANKALKNVGLQVLEHHTAHCVVDAAKNGEDDVMEDLLKAIRQFSKT